One Dermacentor silvarum isolate Dsil-2018 chromosome 10, BIME_Dsil_1.4, whole genome shotgun sequence genomic window carries:
- the LOC119431330 gene encoding uncharacterized protein LOC119431330, producing MEIHRVTFRRRTAKALGRLVESNRTLVSLIIDLEESDPDVDYMIQQRNVCRELKEALLRNRFVIGITVNVARRDCSRDPVILGALRRNLMLVNKAVHFVNGSVEKQDALAFETLQYCFSVQLSLRAVFNALDQSVIEKIAEARKRLASEYFILVGVVKTRIACHPHRKRKTTFDKLGKDMQARICSYLSLTDVVDI from the exons ATGGAAATCCATCGCGTCACCTTCAGGAGAAGGACCGCCAAGGCCCTGGGGCGATTGGTAGAAAGCAACCGAACGCTAGTCTCTCTCATCATCGACCTTGAAGAGAGTGACCCCGACGTCGACTACATGATCCAGCAGCGCAACGTCTGCCGCGAACTCAAGGAGGCCCTTCTCCGAAACCGCTTTGTCATCGGCATTACCGTGAACGTAGCGAGAAGGGACTGCTCCAGAGACCCCGTCATCTTGGGCGCTCTCAGGCGTAATTTG ATGCTCGTCAACAAAGCCGTCCACTTTGTCAACGGCTCCGTGGAAAAACAGGACGCCCTTGCCTTCGAGACCTTGCAGTACTGCTTCTCGGTGCAACTATCCCTTCGCGCTGTTTTTAACGCCCTCGACCAGTCCGTGATCGAGAAGATCGCCGAGGCGCGCAAACGGCTCGCTTCCGAATACTTCATCCTCGTGGGCGTGGTCAAAACCAGGATAGCCTGCCACCCGCATCGCAAGAGAAAGACTACATTCGATAAGCTCGGCAAAGACATGCAAGCGCGAATCTGCTCCTACCTCAGCTTGACTGATGTCGTGGACATCTGA